From the genome of Nitrospiraceae bacterium:
TTCTACTGCCTGTTTCATTTCATCGCTTTCTGCAATAATATTATCACTTAAAGTTTTTTCGAGACTTTCTTTTTTAAGAGCCTCGAGTTCTTTTTGCAGTATATATTTTTCTATTGCCCTTTTTATGATTATTCTTACTATTTCTATGTCAATTGGTTTTGTGAAAAAGTCATATGCTCCGTGCTGCAGCGCCCTGATAGCGAGTTCTTTTGAAGCAAATGCAGTTATCATTATTACAGGCATCGAATGTGTTTCTCTTATTTTTTCCAGCACTTCAATGCCGCTCATCCCTGGCATCCTCTCATCAAGCAGCACCAGGCTGTAATCCTGTTGTTTGATAAGGTCTAAGGCTTCGGATCCATTGCCAGCTATATCAAACGGGAATCCGTCTTTTTTAAGCAGTTCTGCAAGAAAAAACTGGATACTTTGATCATCATCAGCAATAAGAATTCTATTTTCCTGAATTTGATGCGCCATTAAGACTCCTTTTGTATCCTAAATATTCTATCATAGGAGTATATATGTAGTTGATATAAATATTTTATTGAAGGCTCTAATATGAAAAACAAACAAAGCATCTGTACTTTTAACAGGCAGGATATTGAGCTGATCTGCGAAAATGTTTTTGCTGATGGCAACAATGTTCAGCTTTTCTGGAGGAATGAAAAGCTATTCGAAGCCTTGTTTGACCATATCTCTTCTGCAAAAAAAATCGTCTGTCTGGAATTTTATATTTTTCGTAATGATGAAACAGGTTTAAGAATTTCAAATTTGTTGAAAACTAAAGTTAAAGATGGAGTTAAGGTTTATATTTTATATGACCATTTTGGTTCTTTTCAAACACCCAGACAGTTCTGGCTTGATATGGAAAAAGCAGGGATAGAAATTAATACATCGAATTCATTCTTATGGACAGCACCTTTTAAATACTTTCGGCGTAACCACAAGAAACTTATTATTATTGACGGTAAGGAAGCTTTTATAGGCGGATTGAACATTGCCGATGAATACAGCGGTTATTTCAAAAGGCATAAAAAAGCATGGAGAGACACAGGAATAAGTCTTGAAGGACCTATTGCCTATAAGCTTCTTAGCGAATTCAATAAAAGCTGGATATCATATAGAGGAAAAAATATTATTGATTCTTCCTTTTCTGAAGAAGATGCAGGGACGCTGCCTGTTATTCCTATTTTTGCAAACTCAGGAAAGGGAAGGAGAAGATTTAGAAAACTTCTTTATTACAGCATTGAAAAAGCAGCTGCTGATATATCTCTTACAACAGCTTATTTCACACCAAGCAAAAGAATGATATATGCCTTCTCAAGGGCGGTAAAAAGAGGAGTTAGAGTGCGATTACTTTTGCCGTCTCACAGTGATGTTTACGCAGCCCATTATGCAGGCAAGGCGTCTTATTCCAGGCTTCTCAAGTCAGGTGTTGAGATATACAATTACGAGGCAGAAATTCTCCATGCAAAGACATCGGTGTTTGACGGATGCTGGAGCATTATTGGCTCGGCAAACCTTGATTACAGATCATTGAAAATTAACGATGAGGGTAATGTCGGAATTTTAAATAAAAATTTTGGCGAGCAGATGCTGAATGTATTCGACGACGATCTGAAGAAATCCTTCAAAATAGAAACTGATAAATGGTCAGAACGCGGATTCATTGAGAAAATTAAAGAAAAGTTTTTTGCGCTGTTCAAGATGAGGCTGTAAGTCAGGATAAGGTTGTTTGCCCTGTAAATGGAAGCTGAATTGTAAATTTTGTCTTGCCACTGCCTGATTCTATATTAATTGAA
Proteins encoded in this window:
- a CDS encoding phospholipase D-like domain-containing protein, coding for MKNKQSICTFNRQDIELICENVFADGNNVQLFWRNEKLFEALFDHISSAKKIVCLEFYIFRNDETGLRISNLLKTKVKDGVKVYILYDHFGSFQTPRQFWLDMEKAGIEINTSNSFLWTAPFKYFRRNHKKLIIIDGKEAFIGGLNIADEYSGYFKRHKKAWRDTGISLEGPIAYKLLSEFNKSWISYRGKNIIDSSFSEEDAGTLPVIPIFANSGKGRRRFRKLLYYSIEKAAADISLTTAYFTPSKRMIYAFSRAVKRGVRVRLLLPSHSDVYAAHYAGKASYSRLLKSGVEIYNYEAEILHAKTSVFDGCWSIIGSANLDYRSLKINDEGNVGILNKNFGEQMLNVFDDDLKKSFKIETDKWSERGFIEKIKEKFFALFKMRL